In Xenorhabdus griffiniae, the genomic window CGTCATAACGGGTTCAGCCCTTGCGTCATGGACCGGACATTTCAAATGGCCTGTCGCATTACTGGCTTTATTAACTGCGGCCCTGCTGCAAATTCTTTCTAACCTCGCCAACGATTATGGTGACGTCACCAAAGGCAGTGACACAGAAAATCGCATTGGTCCAAGTCGTGGTATGCAAAAAGGCCTGATTACCGCAAAGCAGATGAAAAATGCCTTGAAGCTCACTGTACTACTCTCTTGTTTATCAGGCAGTGCCCTGATTGCTGTCGCCTGCAATAACCCAAACGACATTATCGGCTTCTTGATCCTGGGATTACTGGCGATTGTCGCCGCTATCACTTATACCGTGGGTACGCGTCCTTATGGCTATCTGGGATTGGGAGACATTTCTGTTCTGATTTTCTTCGGCTACTTGAGCGTTCTTGGTACCTACTATCTGCAAGCCGGTACTTTTTCCATAAGCACCGTTTTGCCCGCAACTGCCAGTGGCTTACTTTCTGTGGCAGTCTTAAACATTAATAACCTACGCGATATCGAAAGTGACCGCCAAAACGGTAAAAATACGTTGGCTGTCCGATTAGGAGGAAAAAAGGCTCGCTACTACCATGCAGCCGTTCTGCTAACGGCCATGTTCTGCCTTGTCGCCTTCACGCTCCTATACCTAAATAATTGGTTTAGTTGGTTGTTTCTGCTTGCTTTTCCTCTGCTGTTAAAACATACGGTGCAAGTGCTGCGTGATCCAACCGCTGAAGGTATGCGTCCCAAATTGGTACAAATGGTCAAAGCAGCGTTATTGACCAATATTCTGTTTTCCATTGGATTGGTACTTAATTAAGTGAGTAAGAATCAATTTTACACATAGGTTTCAAGATTGATGGTTTTGCCAACACTGGCTTTAAAAGGATATACTGTCCGTTCCTTGCATAAACCAGACGTAAATCCCATGAAATATGATACTTCCGAACTTTGTGATATCTATCAAGAAGATATAAATGTGGTAGAGCCTATCTTCACCAACTTTGGTGGGCGTACTTCATTTGGTGGTCAAATCATCACAGTGAAATGTTTTGAGGACAATGGCCTCCTTTATGATTTACTTGAAGAAAACGGACATGATCGCATTTTGCTCGTTGATGGTGGTGGATCAGTACGCAAGGCACTCGTTGATGCAGAACTGGCCCAACTCGCTGTCAATAATGAGTGGGAAGGCATTGTTGTCTATGGCGCAGTGCGTCAAGTTGATTATCTCGCAGAGCTTGATATTGGCATTCAGGCAATGGCTGCTATTCCTGCTGGCTGTAATAGCGAAGGGGTGGGAGAAAGTGATACCAGAGTGAATTTTGGTGGCGTCACATTCTTCTCTGGTGACTATCTCTACGCAGATAATACTGGCATTGTCTTATCCGATTTCCCTCTGGAAATTGATGAAAAGCTCAGTTAAAGGTATATAAAAAAGGGCGCAATGATCGCCCTTTTTCAGCTAAGCCATTGGATACCTTATTGTACATCTTCCATCTTACCCAACAGTGTGCGTAAGCGTTCTTGCCATGCCGATTGTTCTTGTTTGAGCTGCTCATTTTCACGTACCAGAGAATCACGGCTATCTGCCATATTCTGGACATCCTGAGATAAAACGGCATTCTTTTCTTTTAATTCTTCAATTTCCATTTGCAGCAAAGTGATGGTATCAATCGCCTGCTGAACTTTAGATTCTAGCTTCTCAAAAACTTCAAATGACATTCTAAGGCCCCTCTTGTAAGCAATGTTGTTGATTGTATTTAGCCTATTAACATCTGTCTAGTTTCATCCTTGCAATGTGCGGCATAACGCGAAATATAATGACCAAACCCAAATGTCTGTAAGATCACATTTCCAAGCTCAATAAAACTGCAAATAAATGCGAATTCGCTCATTTTGTTGACGCAACACGCAGATTTCAATTTCGCTATTTCTCGTTTACGCGCATTAACGATAAATTCACAGACACCTTTTTCTTAACACATAAGAAATGACTAATAATTAATCTCTTCCCTGTACTTTTTTATAGGATATAGAAATGAGCCAGACCACAACTCCAACCTTATCAGGTCAATGCATTTCCGAATTTCTCGGTACTGCGTTGCTCGTTTTTTTTGGCTTAGGCTGTGTTGCTGCTGCCCGAATCGCCGGAGCACAACTGGGTTTATGGGAAATCAGCATTATCTGGGGCTTTGGTGTTGCCCTGGCAGTTTATCTCACTGCCGGCATTTCAGGCGCACATCTTAACCCCGCAGTGACCATTGCATTATGCCTATTTGCCAATTTTGACAGAAAAAAAGTGCTACCTTATATCATTGCCCAAATGCTCGGTGGCTTTGTCGCGGCACTCATTATCTACATGATGTATTACAACCTGTTCCTCGATTATGAGCAAGTCCACAACATCGTTCGCGGCTCGCAGGAAAGCCTCTTTACTGCGGGGGTTTTCTCCACTTACCCCGCTGCCCAGATCTCCGTGTTTCATGCGTTTATCGTTGAAGTTATTATCGCGGCCGTTCTGTTATGCCTGATCCTGTCCCTGACCGATGATGGTAATGGCATCCCACGAGGACCATTAGCACCTTTGTTAATCGGGATTCTTATTGCGGTTATCGGTGGCTCGTTTGGCCCACTGACTGGATTTGCCCTGAACCCAGCCCGTGATTTCGGCCCCAAATTAGTTGCTTACTTGACCGGCTGGGGAGACATTGCCCTAACCGGAGGCCGAGATATTCCTTATTGCCTTGTTCCGTTGGTAGCCCCTATCGTTGGCGCGATTTTAGGTGCTTTTGGCTACCGCAAACTGATTACTCGCCATTTACCGCGCGAGATTTAAAATACATAAAACCAGGTTATAGTTATGACAACAGAAAATACTACAGAAAAAAAATATATTGTTGCTCTGGATCAGGGCACGACCAGTTCACGCGCCGTTGTACTTGATCACAATGCCAATATTGTCTGCATCTCACAGCGTGAATTCCCACAAATCTATCCCAAGCCTGGCTGGGTGGAACACGATCCAATGGAAATCTGGGCAAGCCAAAGCTCTACCTTAGTTGAAGTCTTGGCAAAAGCTGATATTCGCTCTGATGAAATCGCCAGCATTGGTATTACAAACCAACGAGAAACAACTATTATCTGGGAAAAAGAAACCGGTAAACCGATTTATAACGCGATTGTATGGCAATGTCGCCGAACAGCAGATATTTGCACCAAACTGAAACAAAAAGAGGGGCTGGAAGAATACATCCGCCATAATACAGGTTTGGTGCTTGATCCTTACTTCTCCGGTACGAAAATAAAATGGATTTTGGACAACATTGAAGGCGCCCGTCAGCGTGCTGAAAATGGTGAACTTTTATTCGGTACAGTCGACACATGGCTAGTCTGGAAAATGACTCAGGGGCGCGTACATGTGACCGATTACACTAATGCCTCCC contains:
- a CDS encoding 1,4-dihydroxy-2-naphthoate polyprenyltransferase, whose product is MSSTTSISQMQAWLESLRPKTLPLAVAAVITGSALASWTGHFKWPVALLALLTAALLQILSNLANDYGDVTKGSDTENRIGPSRGMQKGLITAKQMKNALKLTVLLSCLSGSALIAVACNNPNDIIGFLILGLLAIVAAITYTVGTRPYGYLGLGDISVLIFFGYLSVLGTYYLQAGTFSISTVLPATASGLLSVAVLNINNLRDIESDRQNGKNTLAVRLGGKKARYYHAAVLLTAMFCLVAFTLLYLNNWFSWLFLLAFPLLLKHTVQVLRDPTAEGMRPKLVQMVKAALLTNILFSIGLVLN
- the rraA gene encoding ribonuclease E activity regulator RraA, with the protein product MKYDTSELCDIYQEDINVVEPIFTNFGGRTSFGGQIITVKCFEDNGLLYDLLEENGHDRILLVDGGGSVRKALVDAELAQLAVNNEWEGIVVYGAVRQVDYLAELDIGIQAMAAIPAGCNSEGVGESDTRVNFGGVTFFSGDYLYADNTGIVLSDFPLEIDEKLS
- the zapB gene encoding cell division protein ZapB, which translates into the protein MSFEVFEKLESKVQQAIDTITLLQMEIEELKEKNAVLSQDVQNMADSRDSLVRENEQLKQEQSAWQERLRTLLGKMEDVQ
- a CDS encoding MIP/aquaporin family protein; the encoded protein is MSQTTTPTLSGQCISEFLGTALLVFFGLGCVAAARIAGAQLGLWEISIIWGFGVALAVYLTAGISGAHLNPAVTIALCLFANFDRKKVLPYIIAQMLGGFVAALIIYMMYYNLFLDYEQVHNIVRGSQESLFTAGVFSTYPAAQISVFHAFIVEVIIAAVLLCLILSLTDDGNGIPRGPLAPLLIGILIAVIGGSFGPLTGFALNPARDFGPKLVAYLTGWGDIALTGGRDIPYCLVPLVAPIVGAILGAFGYRKLITRHLPREI